The proteins below are encoded in one region of Nakamurella flava:
- a CDS encoding N-acetylglutaminylglutamine amidotransferase, translating into MCGLSGEIRFDGERPDTEALAECSACMKARGPDGAGLWHEGPVALAHRRLAIIDLSDSGAQPMIDPELRLATVFNGCIYNYRELRAELQGYGYRFHSSSDTEVVAKAWHRWGVECVDHFFGMFAFAVYERDSGRLVLGRDRLGIKPLYLVEEPGRLRFASTLPALLAGARRAGDIDTSIDLVALHHYMTFHAVVPAPRTILAGVRKLPPATIRVYEADGRVARERVYWSPRHERLARYSGLSVADWEDLVLETLQRAVQRRMVADVPVGVLLSGGIDSSIIVALLADAGQHGLQTFSIGFERVGDTEGDEFEFSDLVAKTFDTDHHRILMPSSVVLDGLDGAVGAMSEPMVSHDCIAFYLLSQQVSQYLTVVQSGQGADELLAGYGWYPPLASVAPEQAFRVYREHFFDRDHETLAGILQPQWLAPLADPGDRFSDPSATFVREHLEQPGATTALDRVLRLDSQIMLVDDPVKRVDNMTMAWGLEARTPFLDHEFAEVAAACPPEHKLAHGGKGVLKEASRRVLPNAVIDRRKGHFPVPAIINLQGPYLERVREALTDPAARQRGLFRPEYVDRLLADPNSHRTTLGSNQLWQLGLLEMWLQRNVIGGGR; encoded by the coding sequence GGACAGCGGCGCTCAGCCGATGATCGACCCGGAACTGCGCCTGGCCACGGTGTTCAACGGGTGCATCTACAACTACCGCGAGCTGCGCGCGGAGCTGCAGGGCTACGGCTACCGCTTCCATTCCAGCTCCGACACCGAGGTGGTGGCCAAGGCCTGGCACCGCTGGGGCGTCGAGTGTGTCGACCACTTCTTCGGGATGTTCGCGTTCGCGGTCTACGAGCGGGATTCCGGTCGCCTGGTGCTGGGCCGGGACCGGCTGGGCATCAAACCGCTGTACCTGGTGGAGGAGCCGGGGCGGTTGCGGTTCGCCTCCACCCTGCCTGCGCTGCTGGCCGGGGCGCGGCGGGCGGGGGACATCGACACGTCGATCGACCTGGTGGCGTTGCACCACTACATGACCTTCCACGCCGTGGTGCCGGCTCCGCGCACCATCCTGGCCGGGGTGCGCAAGCTGCCTCCCGCGACGATCCGGGTCTACGAGGCCGACGGCCGGGTCGCCCGGGAACGGGTCTACTGGTCTCCCCGGCACGAACGCCTGGCCCGGTACTCCGGGCTGTCGGTGGCCGACTGGGAGGACCTGGTCCTGGAGACGCTGCAGCGGGCGGTGCAGCGGCGGATGGTGGCGGACGTCCCGGTCGGTGTGCTGTTGTCCGGCGGTATCGACTCGTCGATCATCGTCGCCCTGCTGGCCGATGCCGGGCAGCACGGTTTGCAGACGTTCAGCATCGGATTCGAGCGGGTGGGTGACACCGAGGGCGACGAGTTCGAGTTCTCGGATCTGGTGGCCAAGACGTTCGACACCGATCACCACCGCATCCTGATGCCGTCGTCGGTGGTGCTGGATGGTCTGGACGGGGCGGTCGGCGCGATGTCGGAGCCGATGGTCAGCCACGACTGCATCGCGTTCTATTTGCTGTCGCAACAGGTGTCGCAGTACCTCACCGTCGTGCAGTCCGGTCAGGGCGCCGACGAACTGCTGGCCGGCTACGGCTGGTATCCGCCGCTGGCCAGTGTCGCGCCCGAGCAGGCGTTCCGGGTCTACCGCGAACACTTCTTCGACCGGGATCACGAGACGCTGGCCGGCATCCTGCAGCCGCAGTGGCTGGCCCCGCTGGCCGACCCCGGCGACCGGTTCTCCGATCCGAGCGCGACGTTCGTCCGCGAGCATCTGGAACAGCCGGGGGCGACCACGGCGCTCGACCGGGTGCTGCGGTTGGACTCGCAGATCATGCTGGTCGACGATCCGGTCAAGCGGGTCGACAACATGACGATGGCCTGGGGTCTCGAGGCCCGCACCCCGTTCCTGGACCACGAGTTCGCGGAGGTGGCGGCGGCCTGCCCGCCGGAGCACAAGCTGGCCCACGGGGGCAAGGGAGTCCTCAAGGAGGCCTCCCGGCGGGTGCTGCCCAACGCGGTGATCGACCGCCGGAAGGGCCACTTCCCGGTGCCGGCGATCATCAACCTGCAGGGTCCCTACCTGGAACGGGTCCGCGAGGCACTGACCGACCCGGCGGCCAGGCAGCGTGGCCTGTTCCGTCCGGAGTACGTCGACCGGCTGCTCGCCGACCCCAACAGCCACCGGACCACGCTGGGGTCCAACCAGTTGTGGCAGCTCGGACTGCTGGAGATGTGGTTGCAGCGCAACGTGATCGGGGGCGGTCGGTGA
- a CDS encoding alpha/beta hydrolase family protein — MTGGSTRQSERPTPRAVPTAPADPFVDLTPPDDPGYATALPAVDQISGVAGSWCPAISPDGTRLAYVTDRSGLPRLEIAPLSIRPGPGRLVSLPDQEVVSVAWSPDGAWLAYLVSPSGLIRSELHAIRPDGSDHRVLAGTGEWETVFAGGWTGRPHTYAFSLADGRGPNADICLVDVVTGEIRRVLDGGFLALTSMSGDGRRLLARTGPRGHRHLLLADLDSPFGGFDDLTAGADRELARRATARDATEGAGPTVVLDVTAGTRARRLLAADFPDCDGDVSEDGRFAPDGRSAHLRVLGGRERWALGRVDLFPDGSVGPLRVVAARADADLDSYAVSARASAGAIDDPVQNVDIATLFWNVGGASVLERRALPRAGNHDEPIAAATVGAPGDLVDLGAKVVPGWSLLGNGRAAILEVTAPTSPRRLHHLHLLAPGRTRGLVPVPSPVAGPPEPVLPEGLVEPRSVTYPAADGGSVQAWLYRPDGAAGPGAAVVLLHGGPESQERPAFSILAQSLCAVGLTVIAPNVRGSSGFGRSFMAADDLDRRETSFQDVPATVDYLVGAGLAAPHRIGVHGWSYGGYLALIALTRWPGLFACGSSHAGMSHLAGFFAETETWMAAASVTEYGDPRTDPAMLSALSPLVRFTADMAPTLLLHGEQDTNVPVGESRRAYERLLAVGATASMLLLPGQGHTIVERDARIALTRGVTSWHHRWTR; from the coding sequence GTGACGGGCGGTTCGACCCGGCAGTCGGAGCGCCCCACCCCGCGAGCAGTCCCGACGGCGCCCGCGGACCCCTTCGTCGATCTGACGCCGCCGGACGACCCGGGGTATGCGACGGCACTCCCGGCGGTCGATCAGATCTCCGGGGTCGCCGGGTCGTGGTGTCCGGCCATCTCGCCCGACGGCACCCGTCTGGCCTACGTCACCGACCGCAGCGGGCTGCCGCGGCTGGAGATCGCTCCGTTGTCCATCCGCCCCGGACCGGGTCGTCTGGTGTCGCTGCCGGACCAGGAGGTCGTGTCGGTGGCCTGGTCGCCGGACGGCGCGTGGCTGGCCTATCTGGTGTCGCCGTCCGGGCTCATCCGCTCGGAACTGCACGCGATCCGGCCCGACGGCTCCGACCACCGCGTCTTGGCCGGAACCGGTGAGTGGGAAACGGTTTTCGCCGGCGGATGGACGGGACGTCCGCACACGTACGCGTTCTCGCTGGCCGATGGCCGCGGCCCGAACGCCGACATCTGCCTGGTGGACGTGGTCACGGGCGAGATCCGCCGCGTGCTGGACGGTGGATTCCTGGCTCTGACGTCGATGTCGGGTGACGGACGCCGACTGCTGGCCCGCACCGGCCCCCGCGGGCACCGCCACCTGCTGTTGGCCGACCTGGACAGCCCGTTCGGCGGCTTCGACGACCTGACCGCGGGAGCCGACCGGGAACTCGCCCGCCGGGCCACCGCCCGGGACGCGACGGAGGGGGCGGGGCCCACCGTCGTGCTGGACGTGACCGCCGGTACCCGGGCCCGGCGGCTGCTGGCCGCCGACTTCCCCGACTGTGACGGCGATGTCAGCGAGGACGGCCGGTTCGCCCCGGACGGACGATCGGCGCACCTGCGCGTGCTGGGTGGACGGGAGCGGTGGGCGCTCGGCCGGGTCGACCTGTTCCCCGACGGGAGCGTCGGCCCGCTCCGGGTGGTGGCCGCCCGGGCGGACGCCGACCTGGACTCGTACGCGGTCAGCGCCCGAGCTTCCGCCGGTGCGATCGACGACCCGGTGCAGAACGTCGACATCGCGACCCTGTTCTGGAACGTGGGCGGCGCGAGCGTGCTCGAACGTCGGGCCCTGCCCCGAGCGGGGAACCACGACGAGCCCATCGCGGCCGCGACGGTCGGCGCCCCGGGGGACCTGGTCGACCTGGGTGCGAAGGTGGTCCCCGGGTGGTCGTTGCTCGGCAACGGCCGCGCGGCGATCCTCGAGGTGACCGCCCCGACGAGTCCCCGGCGGCTGCATCATCTGCACCTGTTGGCCCCGGGGCGCACCCGCGGGCTGGTGCCGGTCCCGTCTCCGGTGGCCGGGCCCCCGGAGCCCGTCCTGCCCGAGGGGCTCGTGGAGCCGCGGTCCGTGACCTACCCGGCCGCGGACGGTGGCTCGGTCCAGGCCTGGCTCTACCGACCGGACGGCGCCGCCGGTCCCGGGGCGGCGGTGGTCCTGTTGCACGGGGGGCCGGAAAGCCAGGAACGGCCGGCGTTCTCGATCCTGGCCCAGTCGCTCTGCGCGGTCGGATTGACCGTCATCGCGCCCAACGTCCGTGGGTCGTCCGGGTTCGGCCGGTCGTTCATGGCCGCGGACGATCTCGATCGCCGGGAGACGTCGTTCCAGGACGTGCCGGCCACCGTCGACTACCTGGTGGGCGCCGGACTGGCCGCTCCCCACCGGATCGGTGTGCACGGGTGGTCGTACGGGGGGTACCTGGCCCTCATCGCGCTGACCCGGTGGCCGGGCCTGTTCGCCTGCGGTTCCAGCCACGCGGGGATGAGCCACCTCGCGGGGTTCTTCGCCGAGACCGAGACCTGGATGGCCGCGGCGTCGGTGACCGAGTACGGGGACCCCCGGACGGATCCCGCGATGCTCAGCGCGTTGTCGCCGCTGGTGCGATTCACGGCGGACATGGCCCCGACCCTCCTGCTGCACGGCGAACAGGACACCAACGTCCCGGTGGGGGAGTCCCGCCGGGCCTACGAACGGTTGCTGGCGGTGGGGGCGACGGCGTCGATGCTGCTGCTTCCCGGACAGGGCCACACCATCGTGGAACGCGATGCGCGCATCGCCCTGACCCGAGGAGTGACGTCGTGGCATCACCGATGGACGCGGTGA